DNA from Mustela erminea isolate mMusErm1 chromosome 18, mMusErm1.Pri, whole genome shotgun sequence:
GTGACCACCCCAACAACAGCTTCAGTCCCTGCAGCGCCCACGACCGCAGGTGCCTGCAGAAGCACTTCGCCAAAATTCGAGACCGCAGCACCAGCGGGGGCAAGATGAAGGTCATCGGGGTGCCCCGGGAGGAAGCTCGGCCTGTGGTGAGGACCTCTGACCTACAaatgcacatgtgcacacccTTCCCCACTAGATCTGGATTatgttcattcagcaaatgttcacTGGATGCCAAACTGTGTGCAAGAGGCACCTAGAATGCATCATCAGGACCCAAACAATCCTCATTCCTTTCCTTGAACTTCCTTTCCTGTTCATCAGTGCTACATGTTGCTGCAGTGGAAGTAATTGTTAAGTACTGAAATACTTCCGTACTGGTGTGTAAAAATAGTGGTTGCTCCAAGCTTCCTGGTGTTTCTTCTCTTGGATTCTCCATGCAGACTTTTTCAGTAACTAAGGGGTTAACGCTGGCCACAGCAGGGGGCCTGGAGACCCTGCCCCACAGTTGGCTAATGTCCTTTCTGATGAATGGTTCTGATGGATCCATGCCATGCTCTTACCAAGTTGTTAATTGTATGATGTCCGCTATCCCTCCTGCTTAGAAATCATTCCCTTCCCAACCATCTCTGTTGGTTTCCACAGCCACTTTCCCCTACAAGGTCCCTTCCAATCACACCCTTCCTTTTTAGAAGCTCTTTGGCTCAGGATCCTCTCGTTAGTGTCCTGCTCTGTCCACCAGGGTCCCCTGAACCCTGGGTCCTGCCTGGCCTCTGGGCCTTGAGCCTCCTTTCTGGGCCTTTAGTTCTGATCTGACCCCCAGCCttggtcttcctgcctctctcccttctgctAAGCGGTTTCATCCTCCCTTCCTCTAGCCCCAGGGCTCCTGCCAGAGTGAGCTGCACCGGGCCCTGGAGCGGCTGGCCGCCTCACAGAGCCGCACCCACGAGGACCTCTACATCATCCCCATTCCCAACTGCGATCGCAATGGCAACTTCCACCCGAAGCAGGTGGGTCTTCATCCCCGCTGGCTCCATCCTGACTTCAGCTCTTGGGGCATGCCTGGTCTCTCCACGAGATGGTCCAGGATGGAGATCTCAGGAAAGGGAAGACTTTCCCACCTACACCTAACCCCTTGGACCCTCCCCCAGCCTTACAGTTTCAGCTTATTTTGCCCACCACACTcattttggagatgaggaaactgaggcccaaagtcACAGCGTGAGTTAACGGCAGACCAGCTGTCCTGTCTCCCCATCCAAGGTTATTTCCATCACCTCTGGATCTACCACTTAGCACTCCTGCCAACCTCTACCTCCCCgcactctcccactccctgtaCTGTACTCCGTCCTATGAGTAGTTCTCCTTTGCCACAGAATGTCTCAGGTTTCATTTGGGGATGGAGGGGCTCAGTCGTGAAGATTTAAGGAGGAAATTCAGCCTGCCCTTTCCCCCAAACCACCTGGGGTACAGCCAGGATGGAGGTAAAGCCAGATCTGACAGCTGGGAAAGGGAGCTTTGGatggaagcagaggaaggagtgggacaggagagaaaatatgaacgtaggaacctccatactcccTCATTCCCTTGGAACATGGGTTCCTCTCATAAGCCCGCAGGAGGCTGGGATATTCGGCAAGGTTGGCTTGCCTCAGCCCCAACTCTGACCTGTAAGAGGTGGGCTTACTTGGCAGGGTGGCACATCTGGGCAGAGCCTTATACTGGGTGTGACCTGGGGAGTCCTGGCCTGGGTCTTTCTTCAGCTCTTTGTGGGCATAGATACATACATTCTCCCACTCTGTGCTCTATAGATAGATCCACAAAGTGGGCTAGACACCTAGATAGGAAAAGCAGGGCTGCTCCCAGGTCTGCAGATCCCAGGATGGCATGAGGAGGTTATGAGGGCAGAACCAAAAAGGGCCTCTCAAACCAGTGCCAAACCTACCTGCAAGCTTTATCCCAACACCAATTTTATCTttgtcccattaaaaaaaaaaaaaaaaattctatttatttatttgagagagagtgcaagcaagtgcagggggagggggagagagacagggaaagagagagagaatctcaggaacCCCACGCAGGGCACCATctccaaaccctgagatcatgacctgagccaaaaccaagagtagatgcgcagctgactgagccacccaggccaccccatCCTTGaccaatttctaaaaatgtttttccctcattaaaaaaagctaatagactttattttctagagcagttttaggtttacagaaaaatcgAGCAGAAAGTACAGGATTCCTATCTACTCCTCACCCCCAGTTTCTCCTGTTAACGTCTTGGTTTAGTGTGGTACATATGCTACCACAAATTAAGGAACTAAAATTGGTCCATAAgttaccttagggttcactctttgtgttgtataGTTCTATGTGTTTTCTTCCCCcagtttttttcccactgaacaTTCTGACACTTGAGCCCTTTATCCCTAGACCAATGCTGGCCCCTGAGACAACCTTCATTTCTTGGCCAAGCTCTGTCTACTCCATGAACTCATGAAAGAGCCTCTGCCCTCAGAGGCCATCTGGGATCAGCTGTCTGACTTGAGCTGGGGTGGGACGGGGGGCAGGCTGCCTGGGAATTGACCTCTCACACCCTTGTCTTGGCAGTGTCACCCGGCCTTAGATGGGCAGCGCGGCAAGTGCTGGTGTGTGGACCGGAAGACGGGAGTGAAGCTTCCGGGGGGTCTGGAGCCAAAAGGGGAGCTGGACTGCCACCAGTTGGCTGACAGCTTTCGCGAGTGAGCCCTGCCAGGAGGCAGGGGGCTCAGTGCCCCCTGCGGCCCCCAGCCCCTAGAGGCTA
Protein-coding regions in this window:
- the IGFBP4 gene encoding insulin-like growth factor-binding protein 4, whose translation is MLPLCLVAALLLAAGPWPSLGDEAIHCPPCSEEKLARCRPPVGCEELVREPGCGCCATCALGKGMPCGVYTPRCGSGLRCYPPRGVEKPLHTLMHGQGVCMELAEIEAIQESLQPSDKDEGDHPNNSFSPCSAHDRRCLQKHFAKIRDRSTSGGKMKVIGVPREEARPVPQGSCQSELHRALERLAASQSRTHEDLYIIPIPNCDRNGNFHPKQCHPALDGQRGKCWCVDRKTGVKLPGGLEPKGELDCHQLADSFRE